In one window of Deltaproteobacteria bacterium DNA:
- a CDS encoding pantetheine-phosphate adenylyltransferase, whose product MANNAIAIYPGSFDPITNGHVDLVQRTLRVFDKVVVAIATNPDKDRSLFSLQERIAMVQEVFAGLGERVTADSFQGLLVDYAERKGATVVIRGLRAISDFEYEFQMAMMNHRLKPKLETFFMMTGESEFYTSSRLVKEVVSLGGDVSGMVPDNVLVKLIDKFKR is encoded by the coding sequence ATGGCTAACAACGCTATCGCAATATATCCCGGCTCCTTCGACCCGATCACCAACGGCCACGTCGATCTGGTCCAACGCACGCTGCGCGTGTTCGACAAGGTGGTCGTCGCCATCGCCACCAATCCGGACAAAGACCGCTCGCTCTTCTCCCTGCAAGAACGCATTGCCATGGTCCAAGAAGTATTCGCCGGACTGGGCGAACGGGTCACCGCGGATTCATTTCAAGGCTTGTTGGTCGACTACGCCGAGCGCAAAGGCGCGACGGTCGTCATTCGCGGCCTGCGCGCGATTTCCGATTTCGAGTATGAATTTCAGATGGCGATGATGAACCATCGGCTGAAGCCGAAACTCGAAACTTTTTTCATGATGACCGGCGAATCGGAATTTTACACCAGCTCGCGCCTGGTCAAAGAAGTCGTCAGTTTGGGCGGCGACGTTTCCGGCATGGTGCCGGACAACGTGCTCGTCAAGCTCATCGATAAATTTAAGCGTTAA
- a CDS encoding iron-sulfur cluster assembly accessory protein — protein MDNTDTALDLKLTESAIEQVRKLLARDNRAGQGLRVAVTDGGCSGHSYKLDFDKAQKPEDTVLEWSGVKVYIDRDSAPLLQGMVIDYESGLYGGGFKFSNPNATATCGCGTSFSA, from the coding sequence ATGGACAACACCGACACAGCCTTAGATCTAAAATTAACTGAAAGCGCCATCGAACAGGTGCGCAAGCTCTTGGCCCGCGACAATCGCGCCGGACAAGGTTTGCGCGTCGCGGTCACCGACGGTGGCTGTTCCGGCCACTCCTACAAGCTCGACTTCGACAAAGCGCAAAAACCCGAAGACACCGTGCTCGAATGGAGCGGCGTCAAAGTTTATATCGACCGCGACAGCGCGCCGCTGCTCCAAGGCATGGTCATCGACTACGAATCGGGTCTCTACGGCGGCGGCTTCAAGTTCAGCAATCCCAACGCCACCGCCACCTGCGGCTGCGGCACTTCCTTCTCGGCGTAG
- the smc gene encoding chromosome segregation protein SMC has translation MRLKRLEMIGFKSFAQKTIVELNPGITAVVGPNGCGKSNIVDALRWAMGEQSARHLRGHQMEDVVFAGSDSLPPTGMAEVSIIFDNEDGRGPAEYANMSEIMVTRRLFRSGESEYAINKVDCRLRDVVELFLGTGVGSKAYSIVEQGKVDELVNSKPEERRALIEEAAGTSKYKSRKIVAEKKLERTQQNLLRVTDIVREIERQIRSMELQAKKAERYRGLRSELKDKELAYSVLQRDAFQHEIAQQEGQLTEVENQFAEHLAALHRKEAENESVRLALMEADQAIGLQQEEVYRRRTQIQTDEQKCEFYRKDLAQLEQSENETRAALLTLDDRTKTLAQEIAELTKAQESFIQLSLFEETFLRDQESQLGNLQAEIHGLQSEIEREKDALIDCANQIAYLRNDALAKEKRHSEISHQFGRCETDFSQATEALSASETQRGGSASALAVCLDDLRDRTLDAAQVSAAIQSLSQAKDGQDKKIAALKAQIQENHSRLVSLEDLQRNYEGYQEGVRAIMLKKQQETDDEGVYGLVAEVIEAPESYEKALTAVLGDRLQYVIVKGQQEGIEAIEYLKNEARGRSSFIPREMTRKQHKELPLGEAEVVAPLLEMISIKDGYRDVAEYLLSDVMIVRDLQAGIALWNRNGYYSTLVTPDGEVIDPMGIVTGGSGAPLERSFLAQRRRMRELSNVLGELEARLPFEERECETVKQQLEEAETKKTLLGSEIHRLELERVRLEAENRSASQEFDRLTQTVRALSQEQSELRTTIQLLEDEIARCQSMTESRAEEKLQREQSLNRQQSEFTTVRQALEAAEAAVTQSRIRNAALGEKRDNTHVNLANRIKLQEQTGQEFTGRQERLADCQRQRGEIDEGLAQTERALEQSRGELKLIEERLQNDRQEYRAISMRLAEIGEAIKELRPQGEACQEEKNRLHLALSEQRLHLQHLADNLREKYDSDLTTLRVEFGEEVPVKADLQSEIDDLRGRLERMGEVNLAAIGEYEELTTRFQFMSQQKDDLEKSMADLQQTIVKLNRFCRLRFKESFEEINEKFEAIFPRLFRGGKAKLVLTDENDYLETGVDIVVQPPGKRLQSITLMSGGEKALTAVSLLFAIFLTKPSPFCFLDEVDAPLDDANIDRFNDLIKEMSEYSQFIMVTHNKKSMQAAEMLYGITMAEPGVSKVVSVRMQ, from the coding sequence ATGCGCTTAAAACGCCTTGAAATGATTGGGTTTAAGTCTTTTGCTCAAAAGACCATTGTCGAATTGAATCCTGGCATCACTGCGGTGGTCGGACCGAACGGCTGCGGTAAGTCGAATATCGTCGACGCCCTGCGCTGGGCCATGGGCGAGCAGAGCGCCCGCCATCTGCGCGGCCACCAGATGGAAGACGTCGTCTTCGCCGGCAGCGATAGTCTGCCGCCCACTGGCATGGCCGAAGTATCGATCATCTTCGACAACGAAGATGGCCGGGGACCGGCCGAGTACGCCAACATGAGCGAGATCATGGTCACTCGCCGGCTGTTTCGTTCCGGCGAATCGGAATATGCCATTAACAAAGTCGACTGCCGCTTGAGAGATGTCGTCGAGCTGTTCTTGGGCACCGGCGTTGGCAGCAAGGCCTACTCCATCGTCGAGCAAGGCAAAGTCGATGAGCTGGTCAATTCCAAACCGGAAGAGCGGCGCGCCTTGATCGAAGAAGCCGCCGGCACTAGCAAATATAAGAGCCGTAAGATCGTCGCCGAAAAAAAACTCGAACGCACCCAGCAAAATCTCTTGCGCGTCACCGATATCGTCCGTGAAATCGAGCGGCAAATCCGCTCCATGGAACTGCAAGCGAAAAAGGCCGAGCGCTATCGTGGGCTGCGCAGTGAGCTCAAAGACAAGGAACTCGCCTACTCGGTTTTGCAGCGCGATGCGTTTCAACACGAGATCGCGCAGCAAGAAGGTCAGCTGACCGAGGTCGAGAATCAGTTTGCCGAACACCTCGCCGCGCTGCACCGCAAAGAAGCGGAAAACGAATCGGTACGGCTGGCCTTGATGGAAGCAGACCAGGCCATCGGTTTGCAGCAGGAAGAAGTCTATCGCCGGCGCACCCAGATCCAAACCGACGAGCAGAAATGCGAATTTTACCGCAAAGATTTAGCGCAACTAGAACAGAGCGAAAACGAAACCCGCGCGGCGTTATTGACCCTCGACGATCGCACCAAGACGCTGGCGCAGGAAATCGCCGAACTGACCAAAGCCCAGGAGAGCTTCATTCAACTGTCGCTCTTCGAAGAGACCTTTCTGCGCGATCAAGAAAGCCAGCTCGGCAACCTGCAAGCCGAGATACACGGTCTACAAAGCGAGATCGAGCGTGAAAAGGATGCGCTCATCGATTGCGCCAATCAGATCGCTTATCTGCGCAACGACGCCTTGGCCAAGGAAAAACGCCACAGCGAAATCAGCCACCAATTTGGCCGTTGCGAAACCGACTTTTCCCAAGCTACCGAGGCATTGAGCGCCAGCGAAACTCAGCGCGGCGGCAGTGCCAGCGCCTTGGCGGTCTGCCTCGACGACCTACGGGACCGCACTCTCGATGCCGCGCAAGTCAGCGCCGCGATTCAATCGCTCAGTCAAGCCAAAGACGGCCAGGATAAAAAAATCGCCGCCCTCAAGGCACAGATCCAAGAGAACCATTCACGACTAGTTTCCTTGGAAGACTTGCAGCGCAACTACGAAGGCTATCAAGAAGGCGTGCGCGCGATCATGCTCAAGAAACAGCAGGAGACCGATGACGAAGGCGTCTACGGTCTGGTCGCCGAAGTGATCGAAGCGCCGGAAAGCTACGAAAAAGCGCTCACCGCCGTGCTCGGCGACCGCTTGCAATACGTCATCGTCAAAGGCCAGCAAGAAGGCATCGAAGCGATCGAGTATTTAAAGAATGAAGCCCGTGGCCGGAGCAGTTTCATTCCCCGCGAGATGACCCGCAAGCAGCACAAAGAGTTGCCTTTGGGCGAGGCCGAAGTGGTCGCGCCGCTGCTGGAAATGATTTCGATCAAAGACGGCTACCGCGACGTCGCCGAATATTTGCTCTCCGATGTCATGATCGTGCGCGATTTACAGGCCGGCATCGCGCTGTGGAACCGCAACGGTTATTACAGCACACTGGTCACCCCCGACGGCGAAGTCATCGATCCCATGGGCATCGTCACCGGCGGCAGCGGCGCACCTTTGGAAAGAAGTTTTTTGGCCCAGCGCCGGCGCATGCGCGAACTCAGCAACGTGCTCGGCGAACTGGAAGCGCGCCTGCCCTTCGAAGAGCGCGAATGTGAAACCGTCAAACAACAACTCGAAGAGGCCGAAACGAAGAAAACCTTGCTGGGTAGCGAGATTCACCGCCTCGAACTCGAACGGGTGCGGCTCGAAGCGGAAAACCGCAGCGCCAGCCAGGAATTCGACCGCTTAACCCAGACCGTGCGCGCCTTGAGCCAGGAGCAAAGCGAACTGCGCACGACGATTCAGCTACTCGAAGACGAAATCGCGCGTTGCCAGAGCATGACCGAGAGCCGCGCCGAAGAAAAGTTGCAACGCGAACAGTCGCTCAATCGCCAACAAAGCGAATTCACCACCGTGCGCCAAGCCTTGGAAGCTGCCGAAGCGGCGGTCACCCAATCGCGCATCCGCAACGCCGCCCTGGGTGAAAAGCGCGACAACACCCATGTCAATTTGGCCAATCGGATCAAGCTGCAAGAACAAACCGGCCAGGAGTTTACCGGACGCCAAGAACGTCTCGCCGACTGCCAGCGCCAACGGGGCGAGATCGATGAAGGGTTGGCGCAAACCGAGCGCGCCCTCGAACAGAGCCGCGGTGAACTTAAACTTATCGAAGAACGGCTGCAGAACGATCGTCAGGAGTACCGCGCTATCTCCATGCGCTTGGCCGAGATTGGCGAAGCGATCAAAGAGCTGCGTCCCCAGGGCGAAGCTTGCCAGGAGGAAAAGAATCGCTTGCATCTGGCGCTCAGCGAACAGCGGCTGCATTTGCAGCATCTGGCCGACAATTTGCGCGAGAAGTACGACAGCGACCTGACGACGTTACGCGTTGAGTTCGGCGAAGAAGTTCCGGTGAAAGCCGATTTGCAAAGCGAGATCGACGATCTGCGCGGTCGCCTGGAACGCATGGGCGAAGTCAACTTGGCGGCCATCGGCGAGTACGAAGAGCTGACCACCCGCTTCCAGTTCATGAGCCAGCAAAAAGACGATCTGGAAAAATCCATGGCCGACTTGCAGCAGACCATCGTCAAGCTCAATCGTTTCTGCCGGCTGCGCTTCAAAGAAAGCTTCGAAGAGATCAACGAGAAATTCGAAGCGATCTTTCCGCGCCTATTCCGCGGCGGCAAGGCCAAGCTCGTTCTCACCGACGAGAACGATTATCTCGAAACCGGCGTCGACATCGTGGTCCAGCCGCCCGGCAAAAGACTGCAATCGATCACGCTCATGTCCGGCGGTGAAAAGGCGTTGACCGCCGTGAGCCTGCTGTTTGCGATCTTTTTGACCAAGCCGAGCCCGTTCTGCTTCCTCGACGAGGTCGACGCGCCCCTCGACGACGCCAACATCGACCGCTTCAACGACTTGATCAAAGAGATGAGCGAGTATTCGCAGTTCATCATGGTCACACACAATAAAAAATCCATGCAGGCCGCCGAGATGCTCTACGGCATCACGATGGCCGAACCGGGCGTTTCCAAAGTCGTCTCCGTGCGCATGCAATAA
- a CDS encoding HNH endonuclease has translation MSFAASAPTFTVLNTKVLILNRSYLPIHVTSVRRAFVLLYQGIARAVNEQYQTFDFDSWSDLSISTHDETVGMVNRVIRVPRVILLVTYDRVPKRQVRFSRYNIYARDKCTCQYCGQRLPRPELNLDHVVPRSQGGTSIWQNVVCSCHECNHRKGGRTPQQAAMPLIRKPFKPQWTPFMQETFSMSRYKEWMPFLNTIDVSYWNTELLES, from the coding sequence ATGAGTTTTGCGGCGAGCGCGCCCACATTCACCGTTCTCAACACCAAGGTACTCATCCTCAATCGTTCCTATTTGCCGATCCATGTCACCTCGGTGCGGCGGGCCTTCGTGCTGCTTTATCAAGGCATCGCCCGCGCCGTTAACGAACAGTACCAAACATTCGATTTCGACAGCTGGAGCGATCTATCGATTTCCACCCATGATGAAACGGTCGGCATGGTCAATCGCGTCATCCGCGTGCCCCGAGTCATTTTACTCGTCACCTACGACCGCGTGCCCAAGCGCCAGGTGCGTTTTAGCCGCTATAATATTTACGCACGCGACAAATGCACCTGCCAATATTGCGGTCAACGTTTGCCACGCCCAGAACTCAACCTCGACCATGTCGTGCCACGCTCTCAGGGTGGGACATCGATCTGGCAAAATGTCGTTTGCTCATGCCACGAGTGCAACCACCGCAAAGGCGGCCGCACGCCGCAGCAAGCGGCCATGCCGCTGATCCGTAAGCCCTTCAAGCCGCAATGGACGCCATTCATGCAGGAGACCTTTAGCATGTCCCGCTACAAGGAATGGATGCCATTTCTCAACACCATTGACGTCTCCTACTGGAACACCGAACTGCTGGAAAGCTAG
- the ftsY gene encoding signal recognition particle-docking protein FtsY, protein MAEGSFFQRLKQGLTKSRETWVQKIGTIFQNRQWDESSLDAMEENLLTADVGVKATEKLMAVLRRQAPAGDQDLGLEMAARLQAAMTDMLEGSAIAPKLAPLSVKPWVVLFLGVNGVGKTTTIGKLAAQYRAQGKKVLLVAGDTFRAAAVEQLDIWGQRAGVDVVKHKAGSDPSAVVFDGIQAAKSRDVDVVLIDTAGRLHTKVHLLEELKKIRRVIMREQADAPHETLLVLDATTGQNGLQQARVFKEATDITGIVLTKLDGTAKGGVIIGIQEELSVPVKYIGVGEDVDDLQPFNAASFVQALFER, encoded by the coding sequence ATGGCCGAAGGTTCTTTTTTTCAACGACTCAAACAAGGGCTAACCAAGAGCCGCGAAACTTGGGTGCAAAAGATTGGCACGATCTTTCAAAATCGTCAGTGGGACGAAAGTTCCCTCGACGCCATGGAAGAAAATTTGCTCACCGCCGACGTCGGAGTCAAAGCGACTGAAAAGTTAATGGCCGTGCTGCGCCGCCAAGCGCCCGCTGGCGACCAAGACTTAGGCCTGGAAATGGCCGCGCGTCTGCAAGCGGCGATGACCGACATGCTCGAAGGCTCGGCGATCGCGCCCAAGCTCGCGCCGCTGTCGGTGAAGCCTTGGGTGGTGCTATTTCTCGGCGTCAATGGCGTCGGCAAGACCACCACCATCGGCAAGCTCGCCGCCCAATACCGCGCTCAGGGTAAAAAAGTTTTGCTCGTCGCCGGCGATACTTTTCGCGCCGCCGCCGTCGAGCAACTCGACATCTGGGGCCAGCGAGCCGGTGTCGATGTGGTCAAGCATAAAGCAGGATCGGATCCTTCCGCGGTGGTCTTCGACGGCATTCAAGCGGCGAAAAGCCGCGACGTCGACGTGGTGCTGATCGATACCGCCGGCCGTTTGCATACTAAAGTACATTTGCTCGAAGAACTGAAAAAGATCCGCCGGGTGATCATGCGCGAGCAAGCCGACGCGCCCCATGAAACGCTCTTGGTCCTAGACGCCACCACCGGCCAGAACGGCTTGCAGCAAGCGCGCGTCTTCAAAGAAGCGACGGATATCACCGGCATCGTCTTGACCAAGCTCGACGGCACCGCCAAGGGTGGCGTCATCATCGGCATTCAAGAGGAACTCAGCGTGCCGGTGAAATATATTGGCGTCGGCGAAGACGTGGACGATCTGCAGCCTTTCAATGCCGCGAGCTTCGTCCAAGCATTGTTCGAACGCTGA
- a CDS encoding alcohol dehydrogenase, translated as MNFTNDPATPINKFYPRFFLKAVQFHQHGGVDQLRYEERADPELQFAGDVIVKLKAAALNHIDIWIRRGLTGIEVPFPHILGGDGAGVVVAIGSEVKNLKLNDAVCLYPPSGCGQCEFCVTDREWMCVRIRVLGEREHGTYAEYVRVPARNCFPIPAGLSFTEAAAFPLVFITVWHMLVTNAQVKAGESILILGIGGGVATAALQLAAAIGMHSIVTSSSAAKLEQAQKLGAAHGINYREADFAKEVRNLTAKRGVDVVVDCVGGESWVKSLASLAKGGRLVTCGATAGATPQTDLRRIFWNDLKIFGSTLGTREEFRQVREFISQSRTKPVIDKLYKLQDAAEAQARLEAGQQFGKIILTMDD; from the coding sequence TTGAATTTCACCAACGATCCTGCTACCCCAATAAATAAATTTTATCCGAGGTTTTTTCTGAAAGCGGTACAATTTCATCAGCATGGCGGCGTCGATCAACTGCGCTACGAAGAGCGCGCCGACCCCGAGCTGCAATTCGCCGGCGACGTCATCGTCAAACTGAAGGCCGCCGCGCTCAACCATATCGACATCTGGATTCGTCGCGGTCTCACCGGCATTGAAGTGCCGTTTCCCCACATTCTCGGCGGCGACGGCGCCGGCGTGGTGGTCGCCATCGGCAGCGAAGTCAAAAATCTTAAACTCAACGACGCGGTCTGTCTCTATCCGCCGAGCGGCTGCGGCCAGTGCGAGTTTTGCGTCACCGACCGGGAATGGATGTGCGTGCGCATTCGCGTGCTCGGCGAACGCGAACACGGCACCTATGCCGAATACGTGCGCGTGCCGGCGCGCAATTGCTTTCCGATTCCGGCCGGACTGTCATTTACTGAAGCCGCCGCGTTTCCGTTGGTGTTCATCACCGTCTGGCACATGTTGGTGACCAATGCCCAGGTCAAAGCCGGCGAATCGATTTTGATCTTGGGCATCGGCGGCGGCGTCGCCACCGCGGCGTTGCAACTCGCCGCCGCCATCGGCATGCACAGCATCGTCACATCGAGTAGCGCGGCGAAGCTGGAGCAAGCACAAAAACTCGGCGCCGCCCATGGCATCAATTATCGCGAAGCCGATTTCGCCAAGGAAGTGAGAAATCTCACCGCCAAGCGCGGCGTCGACGTGGTGGTCGATTGCGTCGGCGGCGAAAGTTGGGTGAAAAGTTTGGCGTCCCTCGCCAAAGGCGGAAGGCTGGTTACCTGCGGCGCCACCGCCGGCGCCACGCCGCAAACCGATTTGCGGCGGATTTTTTGGAACGATCTAAAAATTTTCGGTTCAACTCTGGGAACCCGTGAAGAGTTTCGCCAAGTGCGGGAGTTCATATCGCAGTCGCGCACCAAGCCGGTCATCGACAAGCTTTACAAGTTGCAAGACGCCGCCGAAGCGCAAGCGCGCTTGGAAGCCGGCCAACAGTTCGGCAAGATCATTTTGACCATGGACGATTGA
- a CDS encoding pyridoxal phosphate-dependent aminotransferase has product MTKLAERTALIKPSVTLAIAAKAGKLRAEGVDVVNFSAGEPDFDTPEHIKAAAVEALRKGMTKYTDVKGIEPLRAAISDKYQKEYGLSYRKEDVIVSCGAKHSLYNLLQAVVNPGDEVLIPAPYWVSYADMALLAGGAPKLIPTTEATGFRIKAEQLQAALTPKTRVFILNSPCNPTGATYSRDELLAIGAVLEKHDCLIFADDIYEKIIYDGFEVHNLVALCPALRERTLIINGVSKTYAMTGWRIGYAIGPSDVIAAAAKIQSQSTSNPTSIAQAAALEAIRGPQDEVAMMVREFQKRRNVIVDKLNAIPGIRCLKPEGAFYVFPNIAGLLGKTANGKKLGSPCDVADYLLDEAKVAGVPGEDFGSREHIRFSYATSLEDIEKGCARIRDAVAKLS; this is encoded by the coding sequence ATGACAAAACTCGCTGAACGCACAGCGCTGATCAAACCATCGGTCACTCTGGCGATCGCCGCCAAGGCGGGAAAACTGCGCGCCGAAGGCGTCGATGTCGTCAACTTTTCCGCCGGCGAACCCGACTTCGACACACCGGAACACATCAAAGCCGCGGCGGTGGAAGCGCTGCGCAAAGGCATGACCAAGTACACCGATGTCAAAGGCATCGAACCGTTGCGCGCCGCGATCAGCGATAAATATCAAAAAGAATACGGCCTGAGCTATCGTAAAGAAGACGTCATCGTCAGCTGCGGCGCCAAGCATTCGCTCTATAATTTACTTCAAGCGGTGGTCAACCCCGGCGACGAAGTGCTAATTCCCGCGCCCTATTGGGTAAGCTACGCGGACATGGCGCTGCTCGCCGGCGGCGCGCCCAAGTTGATCCCGACCACGGAAGCCACCGGCTTTCGGATTAAAGCGGAACAGCTCCAAGCCGCGCTGACGCCCAAGACCCGGGTGTTTATATTGAATAGTCCATGCAATCCCACCGGCGCCACTTACAGCCGCGACGAATTGCTGGCCATTGGCGCGGTGCTCGAAAAGCACGACTGTTTAATTTTCGCCGACGACATCTACGAAAAAATTATTTACGACGGCTTTGAAGTTCACAATCTCGTCGCGCTCTGTCCGGCGCTGCGCGAGCGCACTCTGATCATCAATGGCGTATCGAAAACCTACGCCATGACCGGCTGGCGCATCGGTTACGCCATCGGCCCGAGCGATGTCATTGCGGCAGCGGCGAAAATCCAAAGCCAGAGCACGTCGAACCCGACGTCGATCGCTCAAGCCGCGGCCTTGGAAGCGATCCGCGGACCACAAGATGAAGTTGCCATGATGGTGCGCGAGTTTCAAAAACGGCGTAACGTGATCGTCGACAAGTTGAATGCGATCCCCGGCATTCGCTGCCTCAAACCCGAAGGCGCGTTCTATGTATTTCCCAATATCGCTGGACTGCTCGGCAAAACCGCCAACGGCAAGAAACTCGGCTCGCCCTGCGATGTCGCCGACTACTTGCTCGACGAAGCCAAAGTCGCCGGCGTCCCCGGCGAAGACTTCGGCTCCCGGGAACATATTCGCTTTTCCTACGCGACTTCGCTCGAAGACATCGAAAAAGGCTGCGCCCGCATCCGCGACGCAGTCGCCAAGCTGAGCTAA
- the rsmD gene encoding 16S rRNA (guanine(966)-N(2))-methyltransferase RsmD: MRVIGGAARGRRLKVPKGQSVRPTAARVKESLFNILPHDFTGLRVLDLFAGSGNVSIEALSRGAEQAILVDESPRSASAIKENLRLLNLNQRSQVWIAPVARSLRKLAQTGASFDVIFLDPPYDRKWVGATLKAIGEFHLLRGGGKVVAEHSARETVETRYGELVLNDQRRYGDTLLSFFINQPSAQLSI; encoded by the coding sequence ATGCGAGTGATCGGCGGCGCGGCGCGCGGACGGCGCTTAAAAGTTCCCAAGGGACAATCCGTCCGCCCCACCGCGGCGCGGGTCAAGGAGTCGCTGTTCAATATTTTGCCCCATGATTTCACCGGCCTGCGCGTGCTTGATTTGTTCGCCGGCAGCGGCAACGTCAGCATCGAAGCGCTGAGCCGCGGCGCCGAGCAAGCAATCTTAGTCGACGAATCGCCGCGCTCGGCGTCGGCGATCAAAGAAAACCTGCGGCTGCTCAATTTGAATCAGCGCAGCCAAGTGTGGATCGCTCCGGTGGCGCGTTCGCTACGCAAGTTGGCGCAAACCGGCGCGAGCTTCGATGTGATCTTTCTCGACCCGCCCTACGATCGCAAATGGGTCGGCGCGACGCTCAAGGCGATCGGTGAATTTCACTTGCTGCGCGGCGGCGGCAAAGTGGTGGCGGAACATAGCGCGCGAGAAACCGTCGAGACGCGCTACGGCGAGCTCGTCTTGAATGACCAACGCCGTTATGGTGATACTCTGCTGTCGTTTTTTATTAACCAACCTAGCGCTCAGTTATCGATCTAA